A stretch of Pseudomonas taetrolens DNA encodes these proteins:
- a CDS encoding YchJ family protein: MSTSICPCGSGNLLDACCGHYHAGHPAPGAETLMRSRYSAYVLGLTDYLVATTLPVQQPGLDRQSIADWSAQSTWLGLEVESSEVFGGQPEHAFVTFTARWHDTKGEHSHRERSSFVQSAGRWYFIDPTVPLKVGRNDACPCASGLKFKKCCAGFFGQ, translated from the coding sequence ATGAGCACATCCATTTGCCCGTGTGGCAGCGGCAATTTGCTGGACGCCTGTTGCGGGCATTATCACGCCGGGCATCCGGCTCCCGGCGCTGAAACGCTGATGCGCTCACGTTACAGCGCATATGTACTGGGCCTGACTGACTATCTGGTTGCAACCACGCTTCCCGTCCAGCAACCGGGCCTGGACCGCCAGTCCATTGCTGACTGGAGTGCACAAAGCACCTGGCTGGGACTTGAGGTCGAAAGCAGCGAAGTGTTCGGAGGGCAACCTGAACATGCATTTGTGACCTTTACTGCACGCTGGCACGACACCAAGGGTGAACACAGCCACCGTGAACGCTCCTCCTTTGTACAAAGCGCAGGACGCTGGTACTTCATCGACCCGACGGTGCCGCTTAAAGTCGGACGTAATGATGCCTGCCCATGTGCCAGCGGTCTTAAATTCAAAAAATGCTGCGCCGGTTTTTTTGGTCAATGA
- a CDS encoding OmpA family protein, whose product MSIIRTAVPLVVLTSVLTGCAGLQKTDWPTCAAVGGVGGAALGAIKSSAWAGGGALFGAGMAAAYCWVYGDGDTDGDGVPDSGDKCPDTPKGLKVDAVGCPIVAVVVTEEVVVVQEETIVVRDVHFEFNSARLTAADKDKLNVIAARLKKDAANAQLKVTGYTDSVGSEAYNVKLSKERAQSVVEYLIDSGLSRSQFVSVAGGGESNPVASNQTPEGRAQNRRTEIQIIR is encoded by the coding sequence ATGAGCATCATCAGAACAGCGGTACCTTTGGTTGTTCTTACGAGCGTATTAACGGGCTGTGCCGGTTTGCAAAAAACCGACTGGCCTACCTGTGCCGCGGTCGGTGGTGTAGGCGGTGCGGCGCTAGGCGCGATAAAAAGCTCTGCTTGGGCCGGCGGCGGGGCTTTGTTCGGGGCCGGCATGGCAGCGGCCTATTGCTGGGTTTATGGTGATGGCGATACGGATGGTGATGGCGTTCCGGACAGCGGCGACAAGTGCCCTGACACCCCCAAAGGCCTTAAAGTTGACGCGGTGGGCTGCCCGATTGTTGCGGTGGTCGTGACGGAAGAGGTCGTGGTGGTTCAGGAAGAAACCATCGTGGTGCGTGATGTGCACTTTGAGTTCAACTCAGCCAGATTGACCGCTGCCGACAAGGACAAGCTCAATGTGATTGCGGCACGTCTGAAAAAAGACGCGGCCAATGCTCAGCTCAAGGTTACTGGCTACACCGATAGCGTGGGCAGCGAGGCTTACAACGTGAAACTGTCCAAAGAACGCGCGCAGTCAGTGGTTGAATACTTGATCGACAGTGGCCTGTCGCGCAGTCAATTCGTCTCCGTGGCAGGCGGCGGTGAATCGAACCCGGTTGCCAGTAACCAGACGCCTGAGGGACGCGCGCAGAATCGCCGGACCGAGATTCAAATCATTCGTTGA
- a CDS encoding SEC-C metal-binding domain-containing protein: MTQQPHVHGPDCNHDHDHHAHTHDHDNGHVHGPHCGHAPQEPVRNELKDVGRNDPCPCGSSKKFKKCHGA, translated from the coding sequence ATGACCCAACAACCCCACGTTCATGGCCCAGACTGCAACCACGATCATGATCATCATGCTCACACCCATGACCACGACAACGGCCACGTGCATGGCCCACATTGTGGCCACGCGCCTCAAGAGCCTGTGCGCAATGAACTGAAAGACGTCGGCCGCAACGATCCTTGCCCGTGCGGCAGCAGCAAAAAATTCAAGAAGTGCCACGGCGCCTGA
- a CDS encoding DUF6231 family protein: protein MTPGISTRTPQHALAALLELYAPQRLLVVGASHFPALAAFQSAHPDALIARTPPGVLPADLAAQRFDLALVVDCLEHLPKRAGLELLGGIRNLNASRIAVLADLAACDWKETDFYALALQSNERFQRDEQVLTLFTYDLREYKQVPDWLNARFWANPENFGKYWW from the coding sequence ATGACGCCCGGTATTTCCACACGTACGCCACAACACGCACTGGCGGCACTGCTTGAGCTTTATGCTCCCCAGCGCCTGCTGGTAGTCGGCGCCAGCCACTTTCCGGCACTGGCGGCGTTTCAGAGTGCGCATCCCGATGCGCTGATCGCCCGCACACCGCCCGGCGTGCTGCCAGCCGATCTGGCGGCGCAACGGTTTGACCTTGCGCTGGTGGTGGACTGCCTGGAACACCTCCCCAAGCGCGCAGGGCTTGAACTGCTGGGGGGGATCCGTAATCTGAATGCCAGCCGCATCGCGGTACTCGCAGATCTGGCCGCTTGCGATTGGAAAGAAACCGACTTTTACGCACTGGCGCTGCAGAGCAATGAGCGCTTTCAGCGCGACGAACAGGTTTTGACCCTGTTCACTTATGATCTGCGCGAGTACAAACAAGTACCCGACTGGTTGAATGCCAGGTTTTGGGCCAATCCGGAAAATTTTGGCAAGTATTGGTGGTAA
- a CDS encoding CopD family protein encodes MTAFALTYSLHVLAALIWVGGMFFAWMVLRPAAMTALEGPQRLKLWVEVFKRFFVWVWIAVVILPISGVGLLQLRFNGFETAPRYVQIMMGLYIVMVALFIRIQSLQLPELRKAVEAGQWSEGAAALGRIRRLVGINLIVGLVLVAIASARPMF; translated from the coding sequence ATGACCGCCTTTGCTCTTACCTACAGCCTGCATGTATTGGCCGCCCTGATCTGGGTGGGGGGTATGTTCTTCGCCTGGATGGTCCTGCGCCCCGCCGCCATGACAGCCCTCGAAGGCCCGCAACGCCTCAAGCTATGGGTGGAAGTCTTCAAGCGCTTTTTTGTCTGGGTATGGATCGCCGTCGTGATTTTACCGATCAGTGGTGTCGGCTTGCTGCAGTTGCGCTTCAATGGCTTTGAGACCGCCCCGCGCTACGTGCAGATCATGATGGGGTTGTACATCGTGATGGTGGCGCTGTTTATCCGGATTCAATCGCTGCAACTGCCCGAGCTGCGCAAGGCCGTGGAAGCCGGGCAATGGTCAGAAGGTGCCGCGGCCCTGGGCCGGATTCGCCGACTGGTCGGGATCAATTTGATTGTCGGTCTGGTGCTGGTGGCGATTGCCTCGGCACGACCTATGTTTTGA
- a CDS encoding beta-galactosidase, with product MIRRSLSAVFALMIVSPVFAGPAGQQTLFNFVRPADVVQVATVDAFLPQYNAEQTAEGEVLRRVTFNPAAAPSLRLTPQTGAWDWSQSEMMTLRLQNAMNWALTLDVTVQSNDGKTLTSRVDLPAGPAQTLLLPLQANSPHTQGMRAGPPMPMTVEGQRILLAASEGEIDRSQVVSVTLSIPQPTAAQSILLERFGVQDGEGVINAVYGSIVDGYGQSTRAKWPERVTSDAQLKAAAAQEQKQLSGWLAKRAEHDTYGGSLKGPAFDATGFFRTEKRNGRWNLVTPEGHPFYSLGLNAVTALDSQTYVGGREWMFTDLPKEGAPLAGYYGTSDHHNGNGASQGRGFNAGRWYNFYGANLQRIYGQPCPAAASAEGTAPGIPCAAEAFDAKRWQTHTLDRLQAWGFNTIGNWSDPELGLNDRVPYTLPLSIVGDYASISTGTDWWGGMPDPFDPRFAMATERAVAIAARDHRDDPWLIGYFADNELAWAGPGNDPKSRYALAYGTLRMTTDVPAKRAFLKQLRDKYRNQQGLSKAWGVDIPAWELMEDPGFEAPLPTPEHPEIEADYQHFQKVFADAYFKTISDSLKWHAPNHLLLGGRFAVSTPEAVASCAQYCDVLSFNFYTLQPQDGYDFAKLRELDKPVMITEFNFGSRDRGPFWGGVTEVASEEARGPAYAKFLKQAVAQPSIVGVHWFQYLDQPVTGRLLDGENGHFGMIGITDLPFTGFVDSVRKANLQAIDQLSQEAAKARIAAESALKAPRHTPAEGGSDRSGSGHAGGHSGKGH from the coding sequence ATGATTCGCCGTTCTTTGTCCGCCGTTTTTGCATTGATGATCGTGAGCCCTGTTTTTGCGGGGCCAGCCGGTCAACAGACGCTGTTCAATTTCGTACGCCCCGCCGATGTGGTGCAAGTGGCGACGGTGGATGCGTTCTTGCCGCAATACAATGCGGAGCAAACAGCGGAAGGCGAAGTTTTGCGTCGCGTGACCTTCAACCCGGCAGCGGCGCCCAGTTTGCGTTTAACCCCGCAGACCGGTGCGTGGGACTGGTCGCAATCGGAAATGATGACCCTGCGTCTGCAAAACGCCATGAACTGGGCGCTCACGCTTGATGTGACGGTGCAAAGCAATGACGGCAAGACCCTCACCAGCCGTGTCGACCTGCCCGCAGGGCCGGCGCAAACGCTGTTGTTGCCACTCCAGGCGAATTCGCCCCATACACAGGGCATGCGTGCTGGCCCTCCAATGCCCATGACGGTCGAGGGTCAGCGCATCCTGCTGGCGGCTAGCGAGGGCGAGATCGATCGCAGTCAGGTGGTGTCCGTGACCTTGTCAATCCCGCAACCCACAGCGGCCCAGAGCATTTTGCTGGAGCGTTTTGGGGTACAGGACGGTGAGGGTGTGATCAACGCCGTATACGGATCGATCGTCGATGGTTACGGTCAGTCGACGCGGGCCAAATGGCCCGAGCGGGTCACCAGCGACGCACAGCTCAAGGCAGCGGCAGCCCAGGAACAAAAGCAACTCAGCGGCTGGCTGGCAAAGCGCGCGGAGCACGACACCTATGGTGGATCGCTCAAAGGGCCGGCATTTGATGCCACCGGTTTTTTTCGCACTGAAAAGCGCAATGGGCGCTGGAACCTGGTCACGCCTGAAGGTCACCCGTTTTACTCTCTGGGCCTGAATGCGGTGACGGCCCTCGACAGCCAGACCTACGTTGGCGGGCGCGAGTGGATGTTTACTGATTTGCCCAAAGAGGGTGCCCCGCTGGCCGGTTACTACGGTACATCGGACCACCACAACGGCAACGGCGCCTCGCAAGGTCGAGGTTTTAACGCAGGGCGCTGGTACAACTTCTACGGTGCAAACCTGCAGCGCATTTATGGACAACCCTGCCCTGCGGCTGCCTCGGCAGAAGGGACAGCCCCCGGTATTCCGTGCGCGGCTGAAGCGTTTGATGCCAAGCGCTGGCAAACCCATACCCTGGATCGCTTGCAAGCCTGGGGTTTCAATACCATTGGCAACTGGAGCGATCCTGAGCTGGGTCTCAATGACCGCGTGCCTTACACCTTGCCGCTATCGATTGTCGGCGATTACGCCAGCATCAGCACCGGTACCGACTGGTGGGGTGGCATGCCTGACCCGTTCGACCCGCGCTTTGCCATGGCCACCGAGCGTGCCGTGGCCATCGCCGCTCGCGATCATCGTGATGATCCATGGCTGATCGGCTATTTTGCCGATAACGAATTGGCGTGGGCCGGTCCGGGCAACGATCCGAAATCACGCTATGCACTGGCCTATGGCACGTTGCGCATGACCACCGATGTTCCGGCAAAGCGTGCCTTCCTCAAGCAACTGCGTGACAAGTACCGTAACCAGCAAGGCCTGTCCAAAGCCTGGGGTGTCGATATTCCCGCCTGGGAGCTGATGGAAGACCCAGGGTTCGAAGCGCCATTGCCCACCCCTGAACACCCGGAAATCGAAGCGGACTATCAGCATTTCCAGAAGGTGTTTGCCGATGCGTACTTCAAGACCATTTCCGACTCATTGAAATGGCACGCCCCGAATCATTTGCTGTTGGGCGGGCGCTTTGCTGTCAGTACCCCGGAAGCGGTGGCGTCGTGCGCACAATATTGCGATGTGCTGAGTTTCAACTTCTATACCCTGCAGCCGCAGGATGGTTATGACTTCGCCAAGCTGCGCGAACTGGACAAGCCTGTGATGATTACTGAATTCAACTTTGGCTCCCGCGACCGTGGCCCGTTTTGGGGAGGCGTAACCGAAGTGGCCAGCGAAGAGGCCCGTGGGCCGGCTTATGCCAAGTTCCTTAAGCAGGCGGTGGCGCAGCCCTCGATTGTCGGCGTGCACTGGTTCCAGTATCTGGACCAGCCGGTTACCGGACGCTTGCTGGATGGCGAGAACGGCCACTTCGGCATGATCGGTATCACTGACCTGCCTTTCACCGGCTTTGTCGACAGCGTACGCAAAGCCAACCTGCAGGCCATTGACCAGTTGAGCCAAGAAGCGGCCAAAGCCAGGATTGCTGCCGAAAGCGCACTCAAAGCGCCGCGTCACACTCCTGCGGAGGGTGGCAGCGACCGCTCTGGCTCGGGGCATGCAGGTGGACACTCGGGCAAAGGTCACTGA
- a CDS encoding LEA type 2 family protein has protein sequence MDYRVQIRTAFTLVTLLALSGCTSWFYSADKDPEVHLEQVELIRAKLLEQRFKLHLRVDNPNDSTLTVRGLTYKVYLGPVQLTEGEYHEWFSVEPNSHAEFVVPIRTNLWQHVRPLVKLLESPDQPIPYRLEGTLETGLFFGYDVHLMRKGEIIPGDFIPE, from the coding sequence ATGGATTATCGGGTTCAAATCAGAACAGCCTTCACCCTTGTGACGCTTCTGGCCCTGTCGGGCTGCACATCGTGGTTCTACTCGGCGGACAAGGATCCTGAAGTGCACCTGGAGCAGGTCGAACTGATCCGGGCCAAATTGCTGGAGCAACGCTTCAAGCTGCATCTGAGGGTCGATAACCCGAACGATTCAACACTCACCGTACGTGGCCTCACCTACAAGGTTTACCTTGGGCCCGTGCAATTGACTGAAGGTGAGTACCACGAATGGTTCAGCGTTGAGCCCAACAGCCATGCCGAGTTTGTGGTGCCGATTCGCACCAACCTATGGCAACACGTGCGACCGCTGGTGAAATTGCTTGAAAGCCCTGACCAGCCCATCCCTTATCGACTCGAAGGAACACTGGAAACCGGTTTGTTCTTCGGTTACGACGTGCACCTGATGCGCAAAGGCGAGATAATCCCCGGCGATTTTATTCCAGAGTGA
- a CDS encoding glutathione binding-like protein, with product MIDLYYWTTPNGHKIPLFLEEAGLPYTVHPVNISKNEQFEPAFLKIAPNNRIPAIVDQAPADGGGPLSLFESGAILLYLAEKTGQFLPKDLRGRQMALQWLFWQMGGLGPMAGQNHHFNRFAPEKIPYAMKRYVDETARLYGVLNKQLEGRLFVAGDEYSIADMAIYPWIVPHEWQGQNLDDFPALKAWFQRIENRPATKRAYALAAKINPPK from the coding sequence ATGATCGATCTTTATTACTGGACTACTCCCAACGGCCATAAAATCCCGTTGTTCCTTGAAGAAGCCGGCCTGCCTTACACCGTGCACCCGGTGAACATCAGTAAAAATGAACAGTTCGAACCTGCGTTCTTGAAGATCGCCCCCAACAACCGTATCCCGGCTATTGTCGATCAGGCACCTGCTGACGGCGGCGGCCCCCTGTCGCTGTTCGAATCCGGTGCCATCTTGCTGTACCTCGCAGAAAAAACCGGACAGTTTCTACCCAAAGACCTGCGCGGCCGGCAAATGGCCCTGCAGTGGCTGTTCTGGCAAATGGGCGGACTGGGGCCTATGGCCGGGCAAAACCACCACTTCAATCGCTTCGCGCCCGAAAAAATCCCGTATGCGATGAAACGCTATGTGGATGAAACCGCCCGACTGTACGGCGTACTGAACAAACAACTGGAAGGTCGCCTGTTTGTGGCGGGCGACGAGTACAGCATCGCAGACATGGCGATTTACCCCTGGATCGTGCCCCATGAATGGCAAGGTCAGAACCTCGATGATTTCCCTGCATTGAAGGCATGGTTCCAGCGCATCGAGAACCGTCCGGCGACAAAACGGGCCTATGCACTGGCGGCAAAAATCAATCCGCCAAAGTAA
- the dinG gene encoding ATP-dependent DNA helicase DinG → MISNELKSQIQGAYTRFLEAKSLKPRYGQRLMIAEVAKVLGDIDTDEEGHRSGEPAVVAVEAGTGTGKTVAYSLAAIPTAKAAGKRLVIATATVALQEQIVYKDLPDLMRNSGLNFSFALAKGRGRYMCLSKLDMLLQEGHAQTATAQLFEEEGFKIEVDEASQKLFTSMIEKLAGNKWDGDRDSWPQALEDQDWARLTTDHSQCTNRHCPNFGQCAFYKAREGMSKVDVIVTNHDMVLADLALGGGAVLPDPRDTLYVFDEGHHLPDKAIGHFAHYTRLRSTADWLEQTAKNLTKLLAQHPLPGDLGRLLEQVPELAKEIKAQQQFMFSACEQIADFKVGEEPEGRERPRHRFVGGLIPDHLREMGTELKKGFSRLTDLFTRLTEILKDGMDGEVNIGITSNQAEEWYPLFGSLLSRAQGNWELWTAFTVEDPEDNPPMARWLTLAESGSLFDIEVNASPILAAEMLRRNLWNVAYGALVTSATLTALGTFDRFRMRAGLPKKAVTAVVPSPFHHADAGVLRVPDLKADPRDAMAHTAAIIRDLPGLVEGSRGTLVLFSSRKQMQDVFDGLERDWRKQVFIQGNLSKQETLNKHKARVDGGDSSVLFGLASFAEGVDLPGAYCEHVVIAKIPFSVPDDPVEAALAEWIEARGGNPFMEISVPDASLKLVQACGRLLRTEQDRGTITLLDRRLVTQRYGKAILNALPPFRREIS, encoded by the coding sequence ATGATTAGTAACGAACTCAAATCCCAGATCCAGGGCGCATACACGCGTTTTCTCGAAGCCAAGAGCCTCAAGCCGCGTTACGGCCAACGGTTGATGATTGCCGAAGTCGCCAAAGTGCTGGGCGATATCGACACCGACGAAGAAGGCCACCGCAGTGGCGAGCCGGCTGTGGTCGCCGTAGAGGCAGGCACCGGTACCGGTAAAACGGTGGCTTACAGTCTGGCGGCCATTCCAACGGCAAAAGCTGCGGGCAAGCGCCTGGTGATTGCCACCGCGACTGTCGCGCTGCAGGAACAAATCGTCTACAAGGACCTCCCTGACCTGATGCGTAACAGCGGGCTGAACTTCAGCTTTGCGCTGGCAAAGGGTCGAGGGCGTTACATGTGCCTGTCCAAACTCGACATGCTGCTGCAAGAGGGCCACGCGCAAACCGCGACGGCGCAGCTGTTCGAGGAGGAAGGCTTCAAGATTGAAGTCGATGAAGCCAGCCAAAAACTGTTTACCAGCATGATCGAGAAGCTGGCCGGCAATAAATGGGACGGCGACCGCGACAGCTGGCCCCAGGCGCTTGAAGACCAGGACTGGGCACGTCTGACGACGGATCATAGCCAGTGCACCAACCGTCATTGCCCGAACTTCGGCCAGTGTGCCTTCTACAAGGCCCGCGAAGGCATGAGCAAGGTGGACGTGATCGTCACCAACCACGATATGGTACTGGCGGACCTGGCGCTGGGAGGCGGAGCCGTGCTGCCGGACCCGCGTGACACGTTGTATGTGTTCGACGAAGGGCATCATTTGCCGGACAAGGCTATTGGCCACTTCGCCCACTACACGCGTTTGCGCTCGACGGCCGACTGGCTGGAACAAACCGCCAAAAACCTCACGAAGTTGCTGGCACAGCACCCGCTGCCGGGAGATCTGGGGCGTTTGCTGGAGCAAGTGCCCGAGTTGGCGAAAGAGATCAAGGCACAGCAACAATTCATGTTCAGCGCCTGTGAGCAAATTGCCGACTTCAAGGTCGGCGAGGAGCCCGAGGGTCGTGAACGCCCGCGCCATCGATTTGTTGGCGGGTTGATTCCCGATCACTTGCGTGAAATGGGCACTGAGCTGAAAAAGGGCTTCTCGCGCCTGACCGATCTGTTTACACGCCTGACCGAAATCCTCAAGGACGGCATGGATGGCGAGGTCAATATCGGCATTACCAGCAATCAGGCCGAAGAGTGGTACCCGCTGTTTGGCAGCTTGTTGTCCCGGGCTCAAGGCAATTGGGAGTTGTGGACCGCCTTTACCGTCGAAGACCCTGAAGACAACCCGCCGATGGCCCGCTGGCTGACTCTGGCCGAAAGCGGCTCGCTGTTTGACATCGAGGTCAATGCCAGCCCGATCCTGGCCGCTGAAATGTTGCGCCGCAACTTGTGGAACGTGGCATACGGTGCGCTGGTCACGTCGGCCACATTAACCGCCCTCGGCACGTTTGACCGCTTTCGCATGCGTGCAGGTCTGCCGAAAAAAGCGGTTACGGCAGTTGTACCCAGCCCGTTCCATCACGCCGACGCCGGCGTGTTGCGAGTGCCTGACCTCAAGGCCGATCCGCGGGATGCGATGGCTCACACCGCGGCCATCATCCGCGATCTTCCCGGGTTGGTAGAAGGATCTCGCGGCACATTGGTGCTGTTCTCGTCACGCAAACAAATGCAGGACGTGTTCGATGGCCTTGAGCGTGACTGGCGCAAGCAAGTGTTTATCCAGGGCAACCTGTCCAAACAGGAAACCCTGAACAAGCACAAGGCGCGGGTCGATGGTGGCGACTCCAGCGTGCTGTTCGGCCTGGCCAGTTTTGCCGAAGGCGTGGACTTGCCCGGTGCTTATTGTGAGCACGTGGTGATCGCCAAGATTCCATTTTCAGTCCCTGATGATCCGGTCGAAGCGGCGCTGGCTGAATGGATCGAAGCCCGGGGCGGTAATCCGTTCATGGAAATCTCGGTCCCCGATGCTTCGCTTAAACTGGTTCAGGCCTGCGGTCGTCTGCTGCGCACCGAGCAGGACCGCGGCACGATCACGCTACTGGATCGGCGACTGGTCACCCAGCGCTATGGCAAGGCAATCCTGAATGCCTTGCCGCCTTTCCGTCGCGAAATTTCTTGA
- a CDS encoding OmpA family protein — MSSNKTLALALCLAITGCAQTPQNDAEGGHKWWQLGSSDEVSAPADKKVAAAAANVQDKEVTKPVAKAAATAKDKDLTESVAKATATEDKGQDSGFNWWPFGADSAKKDAPAENAKVAAAPAAGATSEKNWWWPFGSDAKGSKSTASKVVPMPDPKITQAWLDEYEPRLRAAIKGTNLQLERRESLLVIVAAADSSFKATRPDLLMPSMLGPFTRVAKVVEGDPKTAVLVLGHADASGAMAGNTKLSLDRARSVAAIFRMSGLQSNRLTLRGMGSVMPRAANDSNEGRALNRRVEILMTPQATMLALVSRYSQPALSPAELAAVQPAVVAPTIAKKKAPAKKKAVVAKKAAPAKKAAKPAAAKKPVVAKADTSKKVAANDQTKN, encoded by the coding sequence ATGTCATCTAATAAGACCCTCGCTTTGGCTCTTTGCCTGGCCATTACTGGTTGCGCACAAACTCCGCAGAATGACGCCGAGGGCGGCCACAAATGGTGGCAGTTGGGCTCCTCTGACGAGGTGTCTGCTCCGGCGGATAAAAAGGTCGCTGCAGCGGCGGCCAATGTGCAGGATAAGGAAGTGACCAAACCTGTGGCTAAAGCGGCTGCCACGGCGAAGGACAAAGACTTAACCGAGTCAGTGGCTAAAGCCACGGCTACAGAAGACAAAGGCCAGGACAGCGGCTTCAACTGGTGGCCTTTTGGTGCGGACAGCGCCAAGAAAGACGCTCCGGCTGAGAATGCCAAAGTAGCTGCTGCCCCTGCAGCGGGTGCAACCTCTGAAAAAAACTGGTGGTGGCCTTTCGGTAGCGATGCCAAGGGCTCGAAGAGCACTGCATCCAAAGTCGTGCCGATGCCCGATCCAAAAATCACTCAAGCCTGGCTGGACGAGTACGAGCCACGGCTGCGTGCGGCGATCAAAGGTACGAACTTGCAGCTGGAACGCCGTGAAAGCCTGCTGGTGATTGTGGCCGCTGCCGACAGCTCGTTTAAAGCCACCCGCCCGGACTTGTTGATGCCATCCATGCTTGGCCCGTTCACTCGCGTGGCTAAAGTGGTTGAAGGCGATCCGAAAACCGCCGTACTGGTACTGGGGCATGCCGATGCTTCGGGTGCCATGGCCGGCAACACCAAGCTGAGCCTGGATCGTGCCAGATCAGTCGCTGCGATTTTCCGTATGAGCGGCTTGCAAAGCAACCGACTGACTCTGCGGGGGATGGGATCTGTCATGCCGCGGGCGGCTAACGACAGCAATGAAGGGCGGGCACTTAACCGTCGGGTTGAAATCCTCATGACTCCTCAAGCGACCATGCTGGCTTTGGTCAGCAGGTACAGTCAGCCGGCTTTGTCGCCTGCTGAGTTGGCGGCAGTGCAACCGGCTGTTGTTGCCCCAACGATTGCCAAGAAGAAAGCGCCGGCCAAGAAAAAAGCCGTTGTTGCCAAAAAAGCAGCGCCTGCCAAAAAGGCCGCCAAGCCAGCAGCCGCTAAAAAGCCTGTGGTCGCTAAAGCGGACACAAGCAAGAAAGTTGCTGCTAACGACCAGACCAAGAACTGA
- a CDS encoding DUF1145 domain-containing protein, with protein MKFFWGLGKLLTLLFWAVVLTNLLKPLVNPFDLLINLAGSLLALTHLLELMLFNGSLRGRPHPWRDRLYILLFGMFHVQTLRTSRERDIHHA; from the coding sequence ATGAAGTTTTTTTGGGGGCTGGGGAAGCTTCTGACGCTGTTGTTCTGGGCAGTGGTACTGACCAATCTGCTCAAACCGCTGGTCAATCCGTTCGATTTGTTGATTAACCTGGCGGGCAGTTTGCTGGCGCTGACCCATTTGCTTGAGCTCATGCTGTTCAATGGCAGCCTGCGAGGCCGCCCGCATCCCTGGCGTGACCGCTTGTACATTCTTTTGTTTGGAATGTTCCATGTACAAACCCTTCGTACTTCCCGCGAGCGAGACATCCACCATGCGTAA
- a CDS encoding serine hydrolase domain-containing protein translates to MQIQGFHDLRFEAVREAFADLFNDPQERGAALCIQIGGETVLDLWAGTADKDGEQPWHTDTIANLFSCTKTFTAVTALQLVEEGKLELDVPITRYWPEFGAAGKESITLRQLLSHRAGLPALRELMPPAALYDWQTMVDALAAEAPWWTPGQGHGYAAITYGWLVGELIRRADGRSAGQSIVARTAMPLGLDFHVGLADEEFYRVAHIARSKGNMGDAAAQRLLKTMMHEPAAMSTRAFTNPPSIMTSTNKPEWRRMEQPAANGHGNARSLAGFYSGLLDGRLLEAEMLEQLTREHSVGQDKTLLTQTRHGLGCMLDQPDVPNATFGLGAKAFGHPGAGGSVGFADPERDVAFGFVTNTLGPYVLMDPRAQKLVKCLAECL, encoded by the coding sequence GTGCAGATTCAGGGTTTTCACGACCTCAGGTTCGAAGCTGTACGTGAGGCATTTGCTGATCTGTTCAATGATCCGCAAGAGCGGGGTGCGGCTCTGTGCATTCAGATTGGCGGCGAAACGGTGCTCGATCTCTGGGCTGGAACTGCAGACAAGGATGGTGAGCAACCCTGGCACACTGACACGATTGCCAATCTGTTCTCGTGTACTAAAACCTTCACCGCGGTGACGGCGTTGCAGTTGGTCGAAGAGGGCAAGCTGGAACTGGATGTACCGATAACCCGCTATTGGCCTGAGTTCGGTGCGGCAGGCAAAGAGTCCATCACGTTGCGTCAATTGCTGAGTCATCGGGCGGGCTTGCCTGCGTTGCGAGAACTGATGCCGCCTGCTGCGCTGTACGACTGGCAAACCATGGTCGATGCGCTGGCAGCAGAAGCCCCCTGGTGGACGCCGGGGCAGGGGCATGGGTATGCCGCGATCACGTATGGCTGGCTGGTGGGTGAACTGATTCGCCGGGCCGATGGCCGCAGTGCAGGCCAGTCGATTGTGGCGCGCACGGCCATGCCGCTGGGGCTGGACTTTCACGTCGGGCTGGCGGACGAGGAGTTTTACCGGGTCGCTCATATTGCCCGCAGCAAAGGCAACATGGGGGATGCAGCGGCGCAGCGGTTGTTGAAGACGATGATGCATGAGCCTGCAGCCATGAGCACTCGGGCATTTACCAATCCGCCGTCTATCATGACCAGTACCAACAAACCGGAGTGGCGGCGCATGGAGCAGCCGGCGGCCAATGGCCATGGCAATGCCCGGAGCCTGGCCGGTTTTTACAGCGGTTTGCTGGATGGCCGTTTACTTGAGGCCGAAATGCTGGAGCAACTGACCCGGGAACACAGTGTTGGCCAGGATAAGACCTTGCTGACACAAACCCGACATGGGCTAGGCTGCATGCTGGATCAACCGGATGTTCCCAATGCGACATTCGGTCTGGGGGCAAAAGCGTTTGGCCATCCGGGAGCGGGAGGTTCTGTGGGGTTTGCCGACCCTGAGCGCGACGTGGCGTTTGGCTTTGTCACCAATACCTTGGGTCCTTACGTGCTGATGGATCCACGGGCTCAAAAACTGGTGAAGTGCCTGGCGGAGTGTCTTTGA